One Capsicum annuum cultivar UCD-10X-F1 chromosome 2, UCD10Xv1.1, whole genome shotgun sequence genomic window carries:
- the LOC107860876 gene encoding glycine-rich cell wall structural protein 2-like, with protein sequence MSTSIILLIVACALVLSTNARILNSMKGEDEEKILFPHPLSPFLGGHGLGRPGFGAGPGLGFGPFGGISGESGLGGGGMGFGAGTGTEIGSGSGFGSNIGSGFGSNIGGGGGFGSGMGNGGFGLGMGNGGFGFSGDNNGGNSPNGDGEFAGGQAEGVDAALGKQKP encoded by the coding sequence ATGTCAACCAGTATTATTCTCCTAATTGTTGCTTGTGCACTTGTATTGTCCACAAATGCAAGGATCCTTAATTCCATgaaaggagaagatgaagaaaagatcCTTTTTCCCCACCCTTTATCACCATTTCTTGGTGGTCACGGGCTTGGCAGGCCTGGATTTGGTGCAGGGCCGGGTTTAGGATTCGGTCCTTTTGGAGGAATATCGGGGGAAAGTGGCCTAGGTGGTGGTGGAATGGGTTTCGGAGCTGGAACTGGAACTGAAATTGGAAGTGGGTCGGGTTTTGGATCAAACATTGGATCAGGTTTCGGGTCAAACATTGGCGGTGGAGGAGGTTTCGGGTCGGGAATGGGAAATGGAGGTTTCGGTTTGGGAATGGGcaatggaggttttggttttAGTGGTGACAATAATGGAGGTAATAGTCCTAATGGTGATGGTGAATTCGCTGGTGGTCAAGCTGAAGGAGTTGATGCAGCTCTTGGAAAGCAAAAACCTTGA